A region from the Aphis gossypii isolate Hap1 chromosome 1, ASM2018417v2, whole genome shotgun sequence genome encodes:
- the LOC126554374 gene encoding uncharacterized protein LOC126554374 encodes MEVFEIEGFRSKSKLYHTNDGFFFNVKCARQNSKSMKCIQNGCPATGLMVENLLYVKKAHNHPEDPSFLALVSLKQNILLRCARESTPHRIIFDEEISKTDGLHNARLQYTSFLKTMERARKDAQPKIPLTMLEYAGCFNDERYSSMFQTYNGQNMYRGYINGGPDGGEAVVFISPALENLLISAQELHIDATFKSRPAQPANDQLLIIMAMYMDQAFPVAYIMMRRKTEAAYQSIFEYLREMCDIRATNIVTDYELALTNALGRVFNNVHLQKCWFHMVQALEKNAREFGIRRQVYRNDTFLHIMFRMSKAIPLLPPNMVPEGWEIVKRKANQSPNQDVARRYVRYFETHWMERVGAANFTVFNSPRRTNNDQEVFHKLLNSYMGGNRPGIWHFTKTILKLDKHFSEKFHVQQERPILRPRRRAYVQLDRNLSLATEKLQQGRLSIEEFLAYTGHLAYDSERRRNNISYEIPQIPEHPVNIANDEGFNRQNQLHEMILEQQNRTRQMATQQENALNILIDERDFVLPEEGDPLYIAIAEIEERRLERDRANIPQVPINMDAVEPRPENCCVICLTNINSHACIPCGHKCLCLDCSVDMIQQRCPICNLETTNIIRIF; translated from the exons ATGGaagtatttgaaattgaaggATTTCGCAGTAAGAGTAAACTTTACCACACAAATGACGGGTTTTTCTTCAATGTTAAATGTGCACGACAGAACTCTAAGTCTATGAAATGCATACAGAATGGTTGTCCTGCTACag GTCTCATGGTAGAAAATTTGctatatgttaaaaaagccCATAACCACCCAGAGGATCCAAGTTTTTTGGCATTGGTTTCATTAaagcaaaacattttattgcgATGTGCAAGAGAAAGCACTCCACAtcgaataatttttgatgagGAGAtatcaaa AACGGACGGTCTACACAATGCAAGGCTCCAATATACAAGCTTTTTAAAGACCATGGAACGTGCTAGAAAAGATGCTCAACCCAAAATACCTTTGACAATGTTAGAGTATGCTGGCTGTTTCAACGATGAACGTTATAGCTCTATGTTCCAAACATATAATggtcaaaatatgtataggggCTATATCAATGGCGGTCCAGATGGTGGTGAAGctgttgtatttatttcgcCAGCACtggaaaa TTTGTTAATTTCTGCTCAAGAGCTTCACATTGATGCGACATTTAAAAGTAGACCAGCACAACCAGCAAATGATCAGTTGTTGATAATAATGGCAATGTATATGGATCAG GCATTTCCGGTTGCATATATAATGATGCGTAGAAAGACCGAAGCAGCATATCAgtcaatttttgaatatttacgtGAAATGTGTGACATCAGAGCAACAAATATTGTAACGGACTATGAACTAGCATTGACAAATGCTCTAGGACGAGTATTCAATAATGTTCACTTGCAGAAATGTTGGTTTCATATGGTCCAA gCATTAGAGAAAAATGCAAGAGAATTCGGGATTCGGAGACAAGTATACAGAAATGATACTTTTTTGCATATCATGTTCCGTATGTCCAAAGCCATACCATTGTTGCCACCCAACATGGTTCCAGAAGGTTGGGAAATAGTCAAAAGAAAAGCCAATCAGTCTCCAAACCAAGATGTTGCAAGACGGTATGTAAGATACTTTGAGACACACTGGATGGaac gtGTTGGTGCTGCTAACTTCACTGTTTTCAATAGCCCCAGAAGAACCAATAATGATCAGGAAGTCTtccataaacttttaaattcctATATGGGTGGAAATCGACCAGGAATTTGGCACTTCACAA AAACAATCCTAAAACTGGACAAACATTTCAGTGAAAAATTCCATGTCCAACAAGAAAGACCCATACTGAGACCGAGGCGTAGAGCATATGTGCAGCTTGACCGGAATTTATCGTTAGCCACTGAAAAACTACAGCAAGGTAGACTCAGTATTGAAGAATTCTTAGCCTATACTGGACATTTAGCTTATGATTCAG AACGTAGACGCAATAATATATCCTACGAAATTCCTCAGATTCCAGAACATCCAGTGAATATTGCCAATGACGAAG GTTTTAATAGACAAAATCAATTGCATGAAATGATTTTGGAACAACAAAACCGTACAAGACAGATGGCAACACAACAGGAAAATGCTCTCAATATTTTGATTG acGAACGAGATTTTGTTTTACCTGAAGAAGGTGATCCATTATATATTGCCATTGCGGAAATAGAGGAACGAAGGCTAGAGAGAGACAGGGCAAACATCCCTCAAGTTCCAATCAACATGGATGCTGTCGAACCTAGGCCAGAAAATTGCTGTGTGATTTGTTTAACAAATATCAACAGCCACGCATGCATTCCTTGTGGGCACAAATGCTTGTGTTTAGATTGTTCGGTTGATATGATTCAACAACGCTGTCCTATTTGTAATTTGGAAACAACAAATATCatacgaatattttaa